Below is a window of Allomuricauda ruestringensis DSM 13258 DNA.
ATGGAGAAGAGTGGATCAATGTCAAACGGAAGAAGACCAAGACACCTGTGAGGGTTCCCCTGCTGTATCATGCCAAGGCCATATTGGACAAGTATTCCGATCATCCCAATGTCGATAATGACCATACGTTATTGCCTGTATTTTCCAATCAAAAGGTAAACAAATACCTAAAGGTGATTGCCACCAAGGCACAAATCGATAAGCACCTGACCTTTCATGTGGCCAGGCACACTTTTGCGACCACTATCACCCTGATGAACAATGTGCCCTTGGAAACGGTATCCAAGCTATTGGGGCACACCAAACTATCGACCACCCAAAAATATGCAAGGGTGGTGGAGAAAAAAATCAGCAAGGATATGGCCCAGTTGAAAGCGGTTCTCGAAAAAAGTCCCGAAAAGGAAGTAGTGAATGGCCAGAAACCTGAGGCCAACCTGCGAATCATAAGATAAAATTTAATAGCTTAACCAATATCATCGAAAGCTAAGCCCGCAAAAGTTTGTCGGACAAGGGACGGCATAAAGCCGCTCCTTTGTCCCTTTTTATTCCGTTTCCTTGCCGCTCCAAAATTTTGTCTACCACTTGTTCCATGCTCAAATATTGTTTAATTAAAAATTCATTTAACATGGAAACAAAAACAAAAGAGACCGGAACCAAGAAAACGGTAACAAGGCAAAAAGCATCCAACAAGGATGTCAAGGACCAATTGACCAAGGAAGCCACGTCAAGCATCAATGGGGCCGAAAAGCCCAAAGAAGGTAAGGCACCGGTGGTGGTTCCCAAAATCAGCATCGACAGCCGGATCCAGAAGTTTGAAAAGTTGAGAGGCTTGGCGACCAACAGGGAACGCCTGAACCAGACCCTTGGAGAACTCACCAAGTTCAACTACAACCAGGACGGTTCCAGTTCGTTTTACATCAGGGATTCCCATGGTCTGGAGTTCAAGACCACCAACAGCAATCTCATCAATTTGGTTACCACCCAATTACAGAAGACTTTGGAACAACGAAAGTCGGAGTTTGAGCAGGAGATTCTTGCATTCGAACTGTAATAGGTCCAAAAACCTTAAAGCCCATCCGATTATTCGGATGGGCTATTTTTTTTGGTACAATTGATTTAATGATATAGTCCAGCAATAAGGTGATGTTTTTTTTTGAATTACAAATATGATTGCTTTCACGAAACACTTCTCAAAACCATTATTTGCAATACAGTTGCACCTAAATCTTTTTATCTTTGCCTCGTGAAATTTTTGGCAATCATATTATCCTTTTACTTTTTGGCGCTTAATACTGTGCCTTGTGGTGATACAGCGAATGGTTCCAATGATTCCCAAGTTGTTACGGTAATCGATATTGATACAGACCATGACCAAGATTGTGGGCTGTGTTCACCATTCTGCCAATGTCATTGTTGCCATGTCCACACCATAGATTTCGGACTTGTCACATTCGAACCGCTTCAGCCTGAAATCCCACACGAATTCTTTGCCCATTTTGATGACCTCGGCAAGGATATCCCACATTCTATTTTACAGCCCCCTCGGGCATGATCCAGTTTTTGTAGGATAAAACTATCCTGTTTTGATGTGTCTTTTTCATGGATACGTTCATATCGTGCGTTGCTTTTTGTCAATGTACCCGACGAGAATTTAAACTGAATCAATACCCTTATACATGATCAACAGAATCATTGATTTTTCAATCAATAATAAATTTATTATTGGTCTGCTCACCCTCGCATTGATCGGTGCGGGCGTTTATAGCATGACCCGAGTTCCGATCGATGCCGTGCCGGATATCACCAATAATCAAGTGCAGGTCATTACACAGTCGCCCAATCTGGGAACGGAGGATATAGAGCAATTTGTTACCTATCCCGTTGAGGTTGCCATGAGCAATCTGCCCAACGTCAAGGAAATCCGTTCTGTTTCCCGTTTTGGACTTTCCGTTGTTACCATTGTATTTGATGACGATGTGGGCACCTATTTACCCAGACAGCTCGTCGCCGAAAAACTGCCCGAGGTTCAGGAACAGATCCCTTCGGGCTTTGGCAAACCCGTTATGGGACCGATTTCAACGGGATTGGGCGAAATCTACCAATATATCCTTGAAGTCGATGATGGACATCAAGGCGAATATTCGTCAACGGAACTGCGAACGATCCAGGACTGGATTGTACGGAGACAGATGGCCATGGTCCCCGGGGTGGTCGAGGTAAACGCCTTTGGTGGCAATAAGAAGCAATACGAAGTGGCGGTTGATCCGGACGAACTCCGTGCCATTGGCATTACCATTACTGAAGTGTTCTCGGCCCTCGAAAACAACAATCAGAATACCGGTGGTGCCTATATCGAGCGTAACCACCAAGCCAACTTTATCCGAGGCGAGGGGCTGGCCAGGACCATTTCGGATATCGAAAACATGGTGGTCAAGACCGTTAATGGCATTCCCATCAAAGTGAAGGATATAGGAATGGTAAGTATGGGGAGTGCGGTACGCTACGGTGCGCTCACCAAAGATGGAAAGGGCGAAGCCGTGGGCGGAATGATCTTGATGCTCAAAGGGGCTAATTCCAACGAGGTGATCGAAAACGTGACCCAACGGGTGGAACAGATACAACAGTCCCTTCCTGAAGGTGTTTCCATTAAGCCTTTCCTTGACCGTAGTGAATTGATTGCCGAGACAACAGGTACTGTAACGGGGAACCTTCTGGAAGGTGGCCTTATCGTGATCTTCGTGTTGGTCTTGTTGTTGGGGAATTGGCGTGGAGGACTTATTGTGGCTTCGACCATACCCTTATCCTTATTGTTTGCCTTCATCCTGATGAATGTTTTTGACGTATGGGCAAACTTGATGAGCTTGGGGGCAATCGATTTTGGAATCATTGTAGATGGTGCGGTGATCATCGTAGAGGGTACCGTTTTCTTAATGTACTCCTATGTGGTCAAAAAGAAAGCCGTAAGCAAAGAAAAACGGGACGACATCGCCGCTAAGGCCTCCAAAAAAATGATGAATGCCGCCTTCTTTGGCCAGCTGATCATTTTGATCGTATTCCTGCCCATTTTGGCTTTGGAGGGTGTTGAAGGGAAAATGTTCCAGCCCATGGCCCTGACCTTCATTTTTGCGATGATCGGGGCAATGCTATTGTGCCTTACCTATGTGCCGATGGTTTCGGCCTTGTTCCTACGACCGCCAAAATCCGAAAAACAATCCTATGGCGATAGGTTCGTGCATTGGATCGAGCGGAAATATGAACCACTGTTGACCAAGTCACTTTCCAAGGCCAAAGTGGTCGTAAGCATTGCCATTGCCCTTTTTGCGGTTGCCATTTTCGTCTTTACGAGAATGGGCGGCGAGTTTATACCACAATTGGACGAAGGCGATATTGCCTTCCACGCTATCCTGAAACCCGGCAGTTCCCTGTCGGAAACCATCGAAACCACCACAAAGATTGAGCGCATCGTGAAGGCCGAATTTCCAGAGGCGGAAACCGTTCTCAGTCGTATCGGTGTCGCCGATGTACCTACCGACCCGATGCCCATGGATATCGCCGATGTATTCGTCATCCTCAAACCAACGGATGAATGGACATCTGCGGATAGCAAGGACGAACTGGTGGAAAAAATGAAGGAGGCCATCAGTATCGTTCCAGGTGTGAACTTTGAATTTACCCAGCCTATCGAAATGCGCTTCAACGAACTGCTTACGGGGGTCCGAGAGGATGTGGCCATTAAATTGTTCGGGGAAGACCTTGACGTATTGGCAAGCAAGGCCGAGGAAATGGGGGAAATCATTGCCACCGTTCCCGGTGTGGCCGATATGAAAGTAGAGGCCACGGACGGCCTGCCCCAAATCACCATCGACTACAACCGCGATAAATTGGCACAGTACGGTCTTAAGATCAACCAACTCAATAAAGTGGTACAGGCAGCCTTTGCGGGTGGAAAGGCTGGCGTGATCTTCGAGGGCGAAAAAAGGTTTGACCTAGTGGTAAGGCTTCAAAAGGAAAACAGGCAAAGCATCGAGGACATCCAAAACCTGTTCATCAACCTGCCCAATGGCTCCCAAATCCCATTACGGGAAATTGCCGATGTAAGTTATGAACCCGGTCCGATGCAGATAAGCCGTGACAATACAAATAGACGGACCTATGTAGGTATCAATATTCGCGACCGTGATGTAAAATCGGTGGTAGAGGATATCCAGGCAAAATTGGACGCCCAGTTCGACCTGCCCGCAGGATATTACATTCGGTATGGTGGAGCTTTCGAAAATCTGGAACGCGCCAGCAATAGATTGCAAACTGTTGTCCCTATTGCCTTGTTCCTGATTTTCATATTGATCTATTTTGCGCTAAAGTCCTTTCCACAGACCTTGATGATCTATCTCGCCATCCCAATGGCCACCATTGGTGGTGTATTCGCCCTGTGGTTAAGGGATATGCCCTTCAGTATTTCCGCAGGCGTCGGCTTTATCGTGTTGTTTGGTGTGGCCGTTCTGAACGGGCTGGTCATGATCAGTGGTCTGAATGAACTGAAAGAAGAAGGGGTAACCGATCTTAAAGATAGAATTATAGAAGGCACCAAGCGAAGGATACGTCCCATTATGCTGACGGCCTTTACCGATATTTTAGGTTTCCTGCCCATGGCCATTTCCGCATCGGCAGGGGCAGAAGTACAACGCCCTTTGGCCACCGTTGTCATTGGCGGCTTGCTAACTTCGACCCTCTTGACGCTCTTTATCCTTCCCATCTTTTACCAATGGGTCGAGGGACGTTCGGAACGGAAGAGGCCCAACCCAAAATGGATTACCCCTACGGTCATGATCTGTCTTTTGTTCACTACCGTTTGCGCAAAAGCACAAGAAGTTCAACCGCAAGATTCTCTGCCTACTATTTCATTGGAAGATGCCGTGGAAATTTCCAAGAAAAACTATCCGTTGTTGAAAACAAAACAATGGGAAGTCCAAAAACAAACCGCCCTTAAAGGAACGGCCTACGACCTTGGCAATACCCAAGTCTTCACAGGTGGCGAAGAAATTGTGGATGGAAAAGGAATTTATACCTTGGTAGGGGTTGGACAACAGAATATCGACCTTTTGGGCATCAGTGCAAAAAAGCGTTTGCAGAAACAACGCATCGCTTTGGCCGAGACAGCTCTTGACCTTTCCGGACTGCAAGTAGAACAGGAAGTGAAAAAAGCGTGGTCGGAAGCCTATCGACAACGACAGAAATTTGAACTGTACCATGAACTGGATTCCATTTATTCACAGTTTAAAAAAGCAATAGAGCTCAACTTCAAGGTGGAAGCCATTTCCAGATTGGAATATTCATCGGCTACAAATCAGGCCTTGCAAATCAGCAATAAACTGCAACAGGCGGAAAGCGATTATGCCATCGCCCTGCAAAAGCTCAATCTATGGTTGGTTTCGGATATCTTCTATTCAGTGCCAGCAAAACTTAATGAAAGCGCGGTAACGGTTTTGGAATTGGATGGGGATTTGGGAAAACATCCAGAGCTGGAACTTTCACAAAGGCGCATCGAGGAGGCCGGGGCCACCTATGATGCGGCACGTGCCGATCTCCTGCCTAAGTTCAACCTTCAGGGCGGACTGCAACAGATCAATGGCGATAGCGGGTTCTACAACTATCAAGCCGGTATTTCGGTTCCTTTGTTTTCGGGTACCGAGCGCAGTCGGGCCAAGGCCGCTAAAATTGAAAGTGAAATCGCAAAGACCAATGCGGATTATGCCAAACGCCAGCTGCAATCCGAATATCGGCAGGCCGTGCAAGCCTATCTGAAATGGAGGGCATCGTGGCAATTTTATAGGGACAAGGCCTTGCCACTTGCCCAAGAGCAGCGCAAGGGTGCATTGTTGGCCTACAGGGAAGGTGCGGTGGACTATGCAGCGTTCACACAAATTGTTCGGGATGCCATAAACACGGAAATGGATGCCCTTGACGCCCTTGACAACTATCTAGAATCAGTATTTGAACTACAATATTTTAAACAATAGACAAATGAACAATCTTTTTAAATATAGCCTTATTGGGCTCGTGACGATGCTCTTGGCACTTACTTCCTGTGGGAATTCCAGAGCCGATACCGAGGAGGCAATGCAAAAAAATCCTGAAGTGGGCGAAATGCAGAAAGAAGGTGAAGTCAAGGAAGCCATGCTAACGGAAGCGCAATACCGCAACCTTAACATGAAAATTGATACACTTGCCCAACGTGTCATGAAGCAGTATGTGGAGGCCAATGGGCAACTGGAGGTCCCACCACAGAACGAAGCGACCATTACTACCGTCGTAGGTGCCAATGTGGTGTCCATAGAGGTCATTGAAGGCGACAAAGTAAGCAAAGGACAAACGGTTGCCTATCTGTCCCACCCCAACATCATCCAGAAACAGACCGATTACCTGAACGCCTACAGCAACAGCCAGTTTCTTATGAAGGAATTTGAAAGACAAAAAACCTTGTATGATGCGGGGGTGGGCAGTGGGGCGAATTTTCAAAAGGCCGAAGCGGAATACCGGGCATCCCAAAGCCTGGCAAAGGGATTGGAAGCACAGTTGCTACAATTGAACATTGCCGCATCCGGGGTGAGAAACGGGACTATTTATCAACAGGTTCCATTGCGAAGTCCCATTGAGGGATTTGTCCAAAAAGTAGCGATCAAGACCGGGCAGTACGTAGAACCGCAGACCGACCTATTTGAAATCGTTGATACCCATCACGTCCATGCCGATTTAATGGTGTTTGAAAAGGATGTGTACAAAGTAAATGTAGGGCAGCAAGTATCCTTTAATGTTCAATCCATTCCCGGGAAGGAACTTACCGCGAAAATTTATTCCGTTGGGAAAACTTTCGAGCAAAATCCCAAAGCGATACACGTCCATGCTGAAATCGAGAACAAGGAAGGGCAGCTGATCCCCGGGATGTATGTTGAAGGACGTATAGAAATCCAAAATTTCGAAACCATTGCGGTCCCTGAAAGTGCAATCAGTTCGAACGAAGGAAAAAAATATATTTTTAGGGCGGACCGGGAAGGCAATGACTGGAGCTTTAAACCCGTAGAAATTACCACAGGCCCCCATGAGGGGGATTGGGTCGCCATCAGTTTTGTAGACTCCGTTGGACCAAACACTACATTTGCATACAACAATGCCTACTATTTGATGGCCCAAATGAAAAAAGGGGATGCGGGCCATAGCCATTGATAAAATAACATTACGATGACAGAAATTGAAAAAACATTGGAAAACAAAGGTGTCCGCCCCACGGCGATGCGTATCTTGATCTATAAATATATGGCTGAAAAGGAAGTGGCCATTGCCCTGACCGATATAGAGAACGCTTTCTCGAAAGCCGACAGAACCACCTTGTACCGGACCCTGAAAACCTTTGAGGAAAAACGCATTGTGCACCAAATAGATGATGGCACCAATATTTCAAAATATGCCCTGTGCGAGCCAGGTTGCAATTGTGAAATGGAACAAGATCTGCACCTGCACTTTCATTGCGGTAACTGTGATGAAACGGTGTGTCTCACTGAGCATAAGATCCCCCATATCAATCTGCCCGATGGGTATGTGGCCGAAAATGCCAATTTGGTCATTAAGGGAATCTGCGACAAGTGCAGCGGACAATAAATGCACTTCCGTTGCACCAAACATATAACGACCTTTCGATCATTATGAAAAAGAAAAAAGTAAAACTACGTGACCTGGGTTCAAAAGAACACCAGGGCGAAAACGGACACGAAAGTGGCCATAACCCTAGCGGTCCTAAAGGTGTATCTAAATTCAAGCCTTATTTACCGGCCATTTTCAGCTTTATAATGCTCATTATCGGCATTGCTGTGGACTATTTTGATACTTTGCCTTTTTTCAAGGGTTGGATAAGGGTAGCATGGTACACCCTTGCTTATTTACCTGTTGGTTTTCCTGTCATCAAGGAGGGTTGGAACAGTATCAAACATGGTGATTTCTTTACTGAATTTTTCCTGATGTCCATTGCCACTTTGGGGGCCTTTGCCATAGGCGAATACCCTGAAGGCGTAGCCGTAATGCTATTCTATGCCGTGGGCGAACTGTTTCAAAGTGCAGCTGTAAACCGGGCAAAGGGGAACATCAAGGCCCTTTTGGATGCACGACCGGACGAAGCTCTGGTATTTCGCAAAGGGGGCTTTGTTGCCGTAAATCCCGAAACCGTCGAAGTTGGCGAAAAGATTCAGGTGCGCGTGGGCGAGAAAATTCCCTTGGACGGTATTCTGTTATCCGAAAGAGCTTCCCTCAATACGGCTGCCATCACTGGCGAAAGTAAACCTGATACCATAAACAAGGATGAAAAGGTCTTTGCCGGAAGTATTAACCTCGACAGTGTTGTCGAAGTGGAAACGACTAAGGAATTCAAGGACAGTTCCATTGCCCGGATTTTGGATATGGTGCAAAACGCGACAGCCCGGAAATCAAAGACCGAACTTTTCATTAGAAAATTTGCAAGGATCTATACGCCCATTGTGGTCTTTCTTGCTATCGGATTAACGTTCCTTCCCTACTTTTTTGTGGATGGTTACGTATTTAGGGATTGGCTTTACCGAGCCTTGATATTCCTTGTAGTTTCCTGTCCCTGTGCCTTGGTCATTTCCATTCCGCTCGGTTATTTTGGTGGTCTGGGTGCGGCATCCCGAAACGGGATCCTTTTCAAGGGCGCATCTTTTTTGGATGCAATGACCAAAGTGAACACGGTCGTAATGGACAAAACAGGGACCGTTACCAAAGGGGTTTTTAAAATCAAGGACATCAGGTCCACCCAATTTGAGGAGGCCGAGTTTATGAATTATTTGATGGCCATGGAAGAACAATCCACCCATCCCATAGCCAAGGCGGTTTTGGAATACAAGGCTGAGGGTACGGGTTTAGGGGCAACCGATGTATCGGAAGTTGCCGGAAAGGGGTTAAAAGGAACGGTCAACGGGAAAACGGTACTGGTGGGCAACAAAGCCTTGATGACCGCAAACCACATAGAGGTCCCTTTGAAAACCGATGCCATTGTGGAATCCATTGTCATGGTTGCCATTGACGGAAAATTTGCAGGCTATGTGACCATTGCGGATGAACTCAAGGAAGATGCACATCAAGCCATCAAGCAAATCAGGGGTGCCGGGATTTCGAAAATCATCATGCTCTCTGGTGATAAAGATTCCATAACGCAACAAGTTGCGAAAGAACTGAACATGGATTGGGCCAAGGGCGGCTTATTGCCCGAGGATAAGCTCAGCGAAGTGGAAGAACTTAAAAAACAACCCGGCACCAAAGTGGCCTTTATGGGGGATGGCATCAATGATGCACCCGTTCTGGCCGCCAGTGATGTGGGTATTGCCATGGGGGGTTTGGGCAGTGATGTGGCCATTGAAACTGCTGATGTCATCATCCAAACCGACCACCCGAGTAAGATGGCACGAGCGGTAAAAATCGGGCTCTCCACCCGTAGGATCGTATGGCAGAACATTGGTTTGGCATTTGGGGTGAAGCTAATCGTCCTTATTCTGGGCGCGGGTGGTTTGGCTACAATGTGGGAAGCGGTGTTTGCCGATGTGGGCGTGGCGCTTTTGGCAATATTGAATGCAATACGGTTACAGAAAATGAAATGGGAATAGGTCATTTAGTCAAGGGACCTTTTTAAATACAGTCCATTTTACTAAAAGAATGAAACCAAAAAAAGAGATACTCAAAAAGGTCAAATAAAAGACTTATTCCGCAACACTTTCAATTTTTAGCGGTTGGCTTTAAGGTGCAATGTTTGGGCCCTTTATTTTTTCAATTTCTCGGCGCATAGTAAATTATGCAGACACCCAATAAAGCAATCAAAGCACCGACAATATCGTACTTGTCCGGGGTGTAATTATCAAACTTCATTGACCATAGGATCGACATCACAATGAATATTCCTCCGTAA
It encodes the following:
- a CDS encoding CusA/CzcA family heavy metal efflux RND transporter; protein product: MINRIIDFSINNKFIIGLLTLALIGAGVYSMTRVPIDAVPDITNNQVQVITQSPNLGTEDIEQFVTYPVEVAMSNLPNVKEIRSVSRFGLSVVTIVFDDDVGTYLPRQLVAEKLPEVQEQIPSGFGKPVMGPISTGLGEIYQYILEVDDGHQGEYSSTELRTIQDWIVRRQMAMVPGVVEVNAFGGNKKQYEVAVDPDELRAIGITITEVFSALENNNQNTGGAYIERNHQANFIRGEGLARTISDIENMVVKTVNGIPIKVKDIGMVSMGSAVRYGALTKDGKGEAVGGMILMLKGANSNEVIENVTQRVEQIQQSLPEGVSIKPFLDRSELIAETTGTVTGNLLEGGLIVIFVLVLLLGNWRGGLIVASTIPLSLLFAFILMNVFDVWANLMSLGAIDFGIIVDGAVIIVEGTVFLMYSYVVKKKAVSKEKRDDIAAKASKKMMNAAFFGQLIILIVFLPILALEGVEGKMFQPMALTFIFAMIGAMLLCLTYVPMVSALFLRPPKSEKQSYGDRFVHWIERKYEPLLTKSLSKAKVVVSIAIALFAVAIFVFTRMGGEFIPQLDEGDIAFHAILKPGSSLSETIETTTKIERIVKAEFPEAETVLSRIGVADVPTDPMPMDIADVFVILKPTDEWTSADSKDELVEKMKEAISIVPGVNFEFTQPIEMRFNELLTGVREDVAIKLFGEDLDVLASKAEEMGEIIATVPGVADMKVEATDGLPQITIDYNRDKLAQYGLKINQLNKVVQAAFAGGKAGVIFEGEKRFDLVVRLQKENRQSIEDIQNLFINLPNGSQIPLREIADVSYEPGPMQISRDNTNRRTYVGINIRDRDVKSVVEDIQAKLDAQFDLPAGYYIRYGGAFENLERASNRLQTVVPIALFLIFILIYFALKSFPQTLMIYLAIPMATIGGVFALWLRDMPFSISAGVGFIVLFGVAVLNGLVMISGLNELKEEGVTDLKDRIIEGTKRRIRPIMLTAFTDILGFLPMAISASAGAEVQRPLATVVIGGLLTSTLLTLFILPIFYQWVEGRSERKRPNPKWITPTVMICLLFTTVCAKAQEVQPQDSLPTISLEDAVEISKKNYPLLKTKQWEVQKQTALKGTAYDLGNTQVFTGGEEIVDGKGIYTLVGVGQQNIDLLGISAKKRLQKQRIALAETALDLSGLQVEQEVKKAWSEAYRQRQKFELYHELDSIYSQFKKAIELNFKVEAISRLEYSSATNQALQISNKLQQAESDYAIALQKLNLWLVSDIFYSVPAKLNESAVTVLELDGDLGKHPELELSQRRIEEAGATYDAARADLLPKFNLQGGLQQINGDSGFYNYQAGISVPLFSGTERSRAKAAKIESEIAKTNADYAKRQLQSEYRQAVQAYLKWRASWQFYRDKALPLAQEQRKGALLAYREGAVDYAAFTQIVRDAINTEMDALDALDNYLESVFELQYFKQ
- a CDS encoding efflux RND transporter periplasmic adaptor subunit, yielding MNNLFKYSLIGLVTMLLALTSCGNSRADTEEAMQKNPEVGEMQKEGEVKEAMLTEAQYRNLNMKIDTLAQRVMKQYVEANGQLEVPPQNEATITTVVGANVVSIEVIEGDKVSKGQTVAYLSHPNIIQKQTDYLNAYSNSQFLMKEFERQKTLYDAGVGSGANFQKAEAEYRASQSLAKGLEAQLLQLNIAASGVRNGTIYQQVPLRSPIEGFVQKVAIKTGQYVEPQTDLFEIVDTHHVHADLMVFEKDVYKVNVGQQVSFNVQSIPGKELTAKIYSVGKTFEQNPKAIHVHAEIENKEGQLIPGMYVEGRIEIQNFETIAVPESAISSNEGKKYIFRADREGNDWSFKPVEITTGPHEGDWVAISFVDSVGPNTTFAYNNAYYLMAQMKKGDAGHSH
- a CDS encoding DUF6660 family protein, translating into MPCGDTANGSNDSQVVTVIDIDTDHDQDCGLCSPFCQCHCCHVHTIDFGLVTFEPLQPEIPHEFFAHFDDLGKDIPHSILQPPRA
- a CDS encoding heavy metal translocating P-type ATPase, which gives rise to MKKKKVKLRDLGSKEHQGENGHESGHNPSGPKGVSKFKPYLPAIFSFIMLIIGIAVDYFDTLPFFKGWIRVAWYTLAYLPVGFPVIKEGWNSIKHGDFFTEFFLMSIATLGAFAIGEYPEGVAVMLFYAVGELFQSAAVNRAKGNIKALLDARPDEALVFRKGGFVAVNPETVEVGEKIQVRVGEKIPLDGILLSERASLNTAAITGESKPDTINKDEKVFAGSINLDSVVEVETTKEFKDSSIARILDMVQNATARKSKTELFIRKFARIYTPIVVFLAIGLTFLPYFFVDGYVFRDWLYRALIFLVVSCPCALVISIPLGYFGGLGAASRNGILFKGASFLDAMTKVNTVVMDKTGTVTKGVFKIKDIRSTQFEEAEFMNYLMAMEEQSTHPIAKAVLEYKAEGTGLGATDVSEVAGKGLKGTVNGKTVLVGNKALMTANHIEVPLKTDAIVESIVMVAIDGKFAGYVTIADELKEDAHQAIKQIRGAGISKIIMLSGDKDSITQQVAKELNMDWAKGGLLPEDKLSEVEELKKQPGTKVAFMGDGINDAPVLAASDVGIAMGGLGSDVAIETADVIIQTDHPSKMARAVKIGLSTRRIVWQNIGLAFGVKLIVLILGAGGLATMWEAVFADVGVALLAILNAIRLQKMKWE
- a CDS encoding Fur family transcriptional regulator encodes the protein MTEIEKTLENKGVRPTAMRILIYKYMAEKEVAIALTDIENAFSKADRTTLYRTLKTFEEKRIVHQIDDGTNISKYALCEPGCNCEMEQDLHLHFHCGNCDETVCLTEHKIPHINLPDGYVAENANLVIKGICDKCSGQ